TCCAGGGTGCTGGCACCTcaataaaaccactttcctttacatcagcacctgcctcaaGTATTGGCTTTCAAAGCAGCGGGCAGCTGGACCTGTGTTTGGTTATAGAAAAAATTCTATGACTTTAGTAACATGAGTGTTTGGAAGATAGACTCTTCCCTGTGAGACAGgacagtaagaagctaggaaaattccttggcaagtggaacagcgaaactgagacagatagctgaacgcaaatggccaagcaatttacagccaggtacAAAAAGccacctccctagagataacatctaggcctcagttgtactTCAGCTGTGGGCCCAGAAAAGCCATAAAACCAGGACCAGCTGGGTGACACCAGGACCAcctgcaatgactaaagaccccctgccctgtcactgaccaatcagtggagaccatgaccctgaaaggacacacctggagaactgatgaatagtCTGCAGAAAACAGCCTACAAGGCATCAcctaagattcccacctgcaagaagaataaaagcctcaagacaaagaacCCAGGGTGTgccctctccctctggggagcagccggggccatttcctttccttccttctatccaccccctttctctcttcacAGACACATGTCTCTTAAATTCTAAGGCAATgagcagctggcagcttgtcccacaCTAACTCCTTGAACccgtctccaaggcccccttttctctgacttcccagtgagctgaggCAGTCCAGTCTAGgctctcttgttgcttcttccatgctaagcccttccttgtttcactgtccccagctttaataaatgtggCCTCATAATCATCTGAACCCATGTCGTGAAagctttcctacacaaagtcagaAACCCCAACACTACAGCTGGTCcgaggcagacccactcagggccagggccCTTTCTGGTAACACTGGTACCAATGAAAACAGCACCAGCAGTGTTTGTAAAGGCAGgattaaaaatggttttaaaaaattaaaactgaagtcTTGGCTGGTTTGGAATGcttcctgtacaccaaaagattgccggtttgatctccagttgggCTGCATATGGGAGGctacccatcaatgtttctctcacattaatgtctgGCTGTCTGTCGATCTGtctttctctctaaattcaataaacaaatcctctgatgaggattaaaaaaaataaaactgaaaacataattTGGCTGCATCACCACAGTACAATTAGggtctaaaaaagaataaataccatTTATCAGGACCATTTACTAGCACAATGCCCTGCAACTGTGACAGACAATGGTGATTAGACAAGTCAGTGGCAAAGGAAAAATGGATTTGATTTGCGGCAACCACCACCTCTGCTCAGGTATGCTGCCCTCCTGTGGTTGCGCAGATGTTCATCGCCTAACATGCTGTGGATCAGAAGACTGGTACCTGACAATCGTGTTTGACATGCACCGCTGTGAACTTCCGGAAGACAACAAGAAGGGAACCGCTGTAAGACACCCATCCACAGACCTCTGAGATCTAACTGCTGGGCAGTGGTGACACCAGCATGCCGTCACCTTTTCTTAAGTGAGGGGCGTCCACTTTGCATGCATATCAACGGAAGCCCGCTCCCAACTGTGCCCAGAGCTGTAGGCAGTGCTTCCCCTAGCCGCCACTGGGCAGGAGCCCAAATCATCTCCAGGCAACTGCCCAAGctccaggaagaaaggaaggtagGAGAAACCAGGGCACTGAGGCCCGTACAAAGTCCACAGGCATTGTTGTTCTGCGTTCCCCTAAGGTCGCCTAGACaacccagcctggccccacccacagccTTCGGCACCAAAGACCTGGCAGGAAATGGAAGAGCCTCCAGAAGAGGCTACCGGGAGACCCTTGGAACCTGAAAGCACAGCTAGGTCCCCAAATGACAGTCACAGAGATCGCCAGAAAGACAACAGGAAGAAACTGGACAAAAAGGAGGCAGATAACCAGTCTTATCAGAGAACAGCTAACCAGGCCAACCCAAGAGTATATAGCCAGGCTGAACCCAACATATTTGGCCAAGCAGACTACAAAGTATCTGAACCGAATGGGCGCAGAACATCTGATCAGGCTGACCTCAGAGCATCCAATCATGATAATGTTGCTGATCATACAACAACTAATCAGACTGACCAAGGAATGTCTGAACAGATGGGCAGAAAGGCATCTCACCAAGCTGATCATGtagaatctgaacagactgacAACCAGATGCCTGCTCTGTATGAACAAAGAACCCCTGAACACATTGATCGAAGATTGTCTGGCCAGGCTGAACGAAGAACTTCTGAACAGATTGACCGCAGATTGTCTAGCCAAGCTGCACGAAGAACTTCTGACCAGATCGACCGCAGAATGTCTAGCCAGGCTGAACGAAGAACTTCTGACCAGGTTGACCGCAGAATGTCTAGCCAGGCTGAACGAAGAACTTCTGACCAGGTTGACCGCAGAATGTCTGGCCAGGCTGACCAAAGAACTTCTGAGCAGATGGACAGCAGATTGTCTGGTCTCGTTGAACGAAAAACTTTTGAGCAGGTTGACAAGATATTGCCTCAACAAACTGTCTATAAAACATCTGTAAAGACTCACCACAAAGTGCATGACCAAGTGACTGAACTAGCTGAACACAAGGTTGCTGACCCAGCTGACAGCAGTACTCATCATCCTAGAGTTGACAAGCATGATTATAGTGAGTCTGATGAGGTTGATCACATAATGAATGAAGAAGATAACATCAAAGACAACCTGTTTGATTATGGAAAAAGTGACCATCAGTATGATGACAGAATATTCACCAGCAAGAAAGACAAAGAGGCTGACTTCAAAGTAGAGCCCTACAAATTTAATGTTAGCCAGACAGACCTCAGTGATTCCAAGGTTTTAGATGTAACCGACTCTGAAACTACAAACTTTCTGCAAGCATTCAACTCACTTGAAACCAAGATCATCGGTCATTTGCAAGCAAAAAGCCGAGATTATTCCCCAAGATTCCCCACCATCTCAACCCAATTGGACTATACCGTCAGCCAAGACAAATCTCAAGTAATAGCACCTGAGACTATAGGTTAAAAGAGCATTTGACACCTGGGAGGCTGGAGGCCAAACCAGGAGCCGGTGGTGGTAGTGGTatagggagtggagggtggaCGCAGTTTAGATCAAGGATGAGGAATAGACTGACATGTTGTGATATGTGTGACCTATAGGATTCAGGAAGGACAGGAGAAGGGTGGGATTCTTATAGAGTCTTATAGGATCTTTATAGAGATCTGTTGCTTTCTCTGCTACCCTACAGCCATTCAGGAAGCATCAATAAACCAGCATTCAGGAGACCTAGGTTTTAAGTTGGTGTGGCTGCTAACTCTAGAACATTAAGTCATTTTGCCCCTCTGGGCTTTTATCAAAGGAAAGGAATTTGGAAGAAACCAGAGATCCCTGTGAAGGGAAATGTATTTGAAGTAGGTTGGAGAAGCCTAAAGTAACTCCCAGGACTCAAGGTGCATTATATTGCTTGGAAGGTCAGCCAGGGCTCTCACAATGATGTGTCTTTCCTCTACTTCCTGGTGTTCAGATCCCATCATCACCAGATTCCACTGATAACagcaaaaataagaacaaaaactcctggtttggggtttgtttgtttgtttgtttgtttgttttattaaagattcttggtggggggtggggatatTTCCATTTCAGGATATTTCAGAATACCAAGAAAGGAGGAGTTCTCATGCTCACAAGAAAGCCCATAGGAAACGGTTCCCTTCTATAGTGTACCAAGATCCTTATCAAGTTTCACTACAGTACATGGAAAAACACCACATTCTGCAAATATTCCAGGTAAACCTCTCACtccctttttttaattgtgaatttTTCAGTAACTGTAGCATAAAAAATAACCTTTGATCTGGCTCCTGTGTGGTACAAGAAAAGGCTTTTGCTATGAAAAGGATATACCCTCAGTAAAAAGCCAGTAAGATGTAATAACCAATAGTAGTAAATGATAAACACCTAATGAGTGATACTTACCATGATATGAAGCCATTCAGAGGGATCAGATAGATTCACTGATTGACAGGGAAAACTTGTCCCAGAGTTAAAGTTTGAGCCAGAGTAGGAAGGACAAAATATGGccactgaaaaggaaagaaaaatgctttcCAGGTAGATATGATACTTTCAGGAGATAAGCACTCTGTGATCATCTAAGAAACCACATTCTTTGGTGGGGGAGTAGGGGAAAGTAGTTAAGATTGCTTCTAATTCTTGAAATTTTAGATATGGGGCTGGAAATTTCTTTAAACTATGACATCTTTGgcaaaaatagaattataaaagattatcacatttataaaatgtttgtaGTTTggtgggttgtttttgtttgcctgatgtttatttttatgtttacattattaCCCAGCAAGgtacatatttgtatataatacatGAGTACATGAAGTACTCTGTGGTTAGAAAGATGTAAAATAAGAATGGCCCACTTCAAATGAAAGCATTTAAACTCAAGTGTAAAGAAGTAGGATAGAGGAAAAAGAGCACAAACTTTGCAAGCTTAGCCCAAGGCTCCAACCTAACTTAGCCACCTTTCACCTTTGTCATTTGGGGAAAATTACAAAACTTCTGTGTATctcagtttcttcaaaaaataggGATTAGTGATACTTCATCAACTCTGCTTAATGTCTCTTCTTTGTTAGAATGTCCTTTTGTGGGAGAGGATTTATGGCTGGGTTTTCTGGTTTTAATCAAAAAACAACTAATTATTAAACCAAAAGAT
The sequence above is a segment of the Phyllostomus discolor isolate MPI-MPIP mPhyDis1 chromosome 2, mPhyDis1.pri.v3, whole genome shotgun sequence genome. Coding sequences within it:
- the TEX55 gene encoding testis-specific expressed protein 55, whose product is MEEPPEEATGRPLEPESTARSPNDSHRDRQKDNRKKLDKKEADNQSYQRTANQANPRVYSQAEPNIFGQADYKVSEPNGRRTSDQADLRASNHDNVADHTTTNQTDQGMSEQMGRKASHQADHVESEQTDNQMPALYEQRTPEHIDRRLSGQAERRTSEQIDRRLSSQAARRTSDQIDRRMSSQAERRTSDQVDRRMSSQAERRTSDQVDRRMSGQADQRTSEQMDSRLSGLVERKTFEQVDKILPQQTVYKTSVKTHHKVHDQVTELAEHKVADPADSSTHHPRVDKHDYSESDEVDHIMNEEDNIKDNLFDYGKSDHQYDDRIFTSKKDKEADFKVEPYKFNVSQTDLSDSKVLDVTDSETTNFLQAFNSLETKIIGHLQAKSRDYSPRFPTISTQLDYTVSQDKSQVIAPETIEYQERRSSHAHKKAHRKRFPSIVYQDPYQVSLQYMEKHHILQIFQQITENLVYERPEDPLSFMLYQVWTSRIKIIFIFFLL